One region of Flavobacterium lipolyticum genomic DNA includes:
- a CDS encoding type I polyketide synthase: MKKTDIAIVGLSCLFPGAKNAEEFWQNIINKVDSTQVVPADRIDPVHFNGSKDATDRFYCNRGGFIPDYEFDATAFGILPLAVEGTEPDHLLTLELVQKALEDAGVFRKKVSLERTGIVIGKGNYTGPGATRAIEIVRTGEQIFSLLQELLPEVSSSDIEKIKQAFQERKGRFSADTAMGLIPNLVASLVSNRFNLGGVAFTVDAACASALVAVDHAVQELQRGRSDMMIAGGVHTGQNATFWSIFSQLGALSQQQQIKPFSEDADGLLIGEGCGFVVLKRLEDAVRDQDKIYAVIKGVGISSDGNGTSVMSPSVKGQLKALEQAWTQANLDKEQIGYLEAHGTGTPLGDKTELQTLAQFFGKEETAARAGIGSVKSNIGHAMPAAGIAGLIKTCLALHHDILPPTLYCENPTASIQDTRFTPIQEAQNWSQTGLPKIAAVNAFGFGGINAHVVLEGYDIPKKDEVLVLARATREALLSALQDNDTSVGNGDYRIALFDPTPERIQKAIKIVSKNNAWRNKQDIWYTSAPLLQNGGKLAFVFPGLDGLEKGEVETVSRYFGLTAPIETAGEGLLNDALGIFNNCGILDSSLKKLGIYPDMNAGHSLGEWLAGYASDLAEASSVKDLIDVLDPKTFELKDSKFIAIGAGLEEVKPLIEQIPNLYVSNDNCPHQVILCGTNAALQELTPLLKSKQIFHQVLPFQSGFHSPFVADKLDVILAGMEKVQFQKTKIPLWSATTLLPYPADQQSIRKLSAEHLVQPVRFRELTEKLYDEGVRFFIQVGTGGLIGFIDDTLKGNPFSTLASSVANRTALAQLQRVVAALFVEGKVLALDFLNIQNHRKIVPKKGIKLQLGSPIIRNFEPLQNLRKSIHTVQPKKVLTEAKVSHPLVRAFQENIADMIRMQEEVLDVFQNQGEAAVLTPVLTKKQLIDSPFTKTLHVNLDTHPYLIDHSLLRQPKGWLDVADMEPVIPMTMIFELLAEAAQAEQPETSIHKIMNVSVFQWMNVARPFEKTIKGVWRSNHHAYLDIENFANAEVSLAASHPPQPTFDLSIGERLPIERTPLEIYEKHMFHGEKYQGITVVSAVGKKGITGQIKGNGGKGSLLDNAGQLFGLWLQLTLTKDRIAFPVKIKQIEFFEDMHDQDGVFECTCILTELNDEFAIADIILQRDGKVWCAIKGWQNRRLEIDEALWNVSMSPLHNRLSEEIAPQVFFFHQAYSRVSSWDFILKRYFNQREKQYYQELLPNRRKNWMVSRVAVKDAVRQVLSEKKKQPSYPITFEIYSDKAGKPHLKGNATEQIQISLAHKGKDAVAIARHDKPVGIDMEIIAERSPEFYQLVFTDTELALLEERDQAEWTTRFWVAKEAYGKLLGTGLKGNPKRHEVTCIQGDHLWIDQIEIKTIKHLNYIIGWTL; encoded by the coding sequence ATGAAAAAAACAGATATTGCTATTGTAGGTTTATCCTGCCTGTTTCCTGGTGCAAAAAACGCAGAGGAATTCTGGCAGAATATCATCAATAAAGTCGACTCCACGCAAGTTGTTCCGGCAGATCGAATCGATCCTGTTCACTTTAACGGCAGCAAGGACGCTACGGACCGCTTTTATTGTAATCGTGGCGGGTTTATTCCTGATTATGAATTCGACGCTACAGCATTTGGTATTTTACCTCTTGCCGTAGAAGGCACTGAACCCGACCACCTATTAACACTTGAACTCGTTCAAAAAGCATTAGAAGACGCAGGTGTATTCCGAAAAAAAGTTTCATTGGAACGAACCGGAATTGTCATCGGAAAAGGGAATTATACAGGTCCAGGAGCTACACGCGCCATTGAAATTGTACGTACTGGCGAACAGATATTCTCACTTTTGCAAGAACTATTGCCGGAGGTATCTTCTTCCGATATTGAAAAAATAAAACAGGCCTTTCAGGAACGTAAAGGGCGGTTTTCGGCAGATACCGCCATGGGGTTAATCCCCAACCTTGTTGCCTCATTAGTATCCAACCGATTCAATCTTGGAGGCGTTGCTTTCACCGTTGATGCGGCCTGTGCAAGTGCTCTTGTAGCCGTAGACCATGCCGTACAAGAGTTGCAGCGTGGCCGAAGCGATATGATGATTGCCGGCGGAGTTCATACCGGCCAAAATGCTACATTTTGGAGCATATTCAGCCAATTGGGAGCATTATCACAGCAACAGCAAATCAAGCCCTTTAGCGAAGATGCAGACGGATTGCTCATTGGAGAAGGCTGTGGTTTCGTTGTCCTAAAACGATTGGAAGACGCCGTACGCGATCAGGATAAAATTTATGCCGTTATTAAAGGAGTTGGTATCAGCAGTGATGGCAATGGAACAAGCGTGATGAGCCCTTCTGTAAAAGGCCAGTTAAAAGCATTGGAACAAGCGTGGACACAGGCCAATTTAGATAAAGAACAAATTGGTTATCTGGAAGCTCATGGCACCGGAACTCCTTTAGGAGATAAAACAGAACTGCAAACTCTGGCTCAATTTTTTGGTAAAGAAGAAACCGCTGCACGCGCCGGTATAGGATCAGTCAAATCCAATATAGGGCACGCCATGCCAGCTGCCGGAATAGCGGGTTTGATCAAGACCTGTCTGGCCCTGCATCACGACATATTACCACCTACCTTATATTGTGAAAACCCAACTGCCTCTATACAAGACACCCGATTTACACCGATTCAGGAAGCTCAGAACTGGTCACAAACCGGTTTGCCCAAAATCGCAGCAGTAAATGCATTTGGATTTGGAGGAATCAACGCCCATGTAGTTTTAGAAGGGTATGACATCCCTAAAAAAGACGAAGTACTGGTACTTGCCAGAGCAACCCGTGAAGCACTGCTTTCGGCGCTTCAGGATAATGATACCTCCGTAGGAAATGGAGATTATCGTATTGCACTCTTTGATCCAACACCCGAGCGTATCCAAAAAGCAATCAAAATTGTTTCCAAAAATAATGCCTGGCGCAATAAACAAGATATTTGGTACACCTCTGCTCCCCTTTTACAAAATGGCGGTAAGCTAGCTTTTGTATTCCCGGGATTAGACGGTTTAGAAAAAGGCGAAGTTGAAACTGTCAGTCGATATTTTGGATTGACAGCACCCATAGAAACAGCCGGTGAAGGACTGCTGAACGACGCATTAGGTATTTTTAACAATTGTGGCATACTGGACAGCTCCTTAAAAAAACTGGGAATCTATCCGGATATGAATGCCGGACATAGTTTAGGAGAATGGTTAGCGGGATATGCTTCAGATTTGGCCGAAGCCAGTTCTGTCAAGGATCTGATCGATGTTCTCGATCCGAAAACATTTGAACTAAAAGATTCAAAATTCATTGCTATTGGAGCAGGTCTTGAAGAGGTAAAACCATTGATTGAACAAATTCCTAACCTTTATGTTTCCAATGATAATTGTCCACATCAGGTTATCCTGTGTGGTACAAATGCGGCACTTCAGGAATTAACTCCTTTATTAAAATCAAAACAGATATTCCATCAGGTTTTACCGTTTCAATCCGGTTTTCATTCTCCATTTGTGGCAGATAAACTGGATGTGATCTTAGCCGGTATGGAAAAAGTTCAATTCCAAAAAACAAAAATTCCGTTGTGGTCAGCCACTACCCTCCTGCCTTATCCGGCAGATCAGCAATCTATCCGTAAATTAAGCGCCGAACATTTGGTGCAGCCAGTAAGATTTCGGGAACTAACCGAAAAACTTTATGACGAAGGAGTCCGTTTTTTTATTCAGGTAGGTACAGGAGGATTAATCGGTTTTATTGATGATACGCTAAAAGGCAATCCCTTTAGTACCCTTGCCTCAAGTGTAGCCAATCGAACAGCACTTGCTCAGCTGCAACGGGTAGTAGCGGCATTATTTGTAGAAGGAAAAGTACTGGCGCTCGATTTTTTAAACATCCAAAATCACAGAAAAATAGTCCCTAAAAAAGGTATAAAATTACAATTAGGATCACCTATTATTCGCAATTTTGAACCCCTGCAAAACTTACGAAAATCGATCCATACCGTACAGCCCAAAAAAGTTCTAACGGAAGCAAAAGTAAGTCACCCATTGGTCCGTGCTTTTCAGGAAAATATCGCCGATATGATCCGAATGCAGGAAGAAGTACTGGACGTCTTTCAAAATCAGGGAGAAGCCGCTGTTTTAACACCTGTTTTAACAAAAAAACAACTGATCGACAGTCCTTTTACCAAAACACTACACGTCAATTTAGATACGCATCCTTATCTGATTGATCACAGCCTTTTACGACAACCCAAAGGCTGGTTAGATGTGGCAGATATGGAACCCGTGATTCCAATGACCATGATTTTTGAATTACTAGCAGAAGCAGCGCAAGCAGAACAGCCGGAAACCAGCATTCACAAGATCATGAATGTTAGTGTATTTCAATGGATGAACGTTGCCAGGCCTTTTGAAAAAACAATAAAAGGCGTCTGGCGCTCCAACCATCACGCTTATCTGGACATAGAGAATTTTGCCAATGCAGAAGTATCTTTAGCAGCATCACATCCGCCACAACCTACTTTTGATCTGTCTATAGGCGAACGATTGCCTATTGAACGAACTCCTTTGGAAATCTATGAAAAACACATGTTCCATGGAGAAAAATATCAGGGTATCACAGTGGTATCAGCTGTTGGAAAGAAAGGCATTACAGGACAAATAAAAGGTAATGGCGGTAAAGGTTCCTTATTGGATAATGCCGGACAATTATTTGGATTATGGCTGCAACTTACCTTAACCAAAGACCGCATTGCTTTTCCGGTCAAAATCAAACAAATTGAATTCTTCGAAGATATGCACGATCAGGACGGTGTATTTGAGTGTACCTGTATACTGACTGAATTAAACGATGAATTTGCTATCGCCGACATTATACTACAAAGAGACGGAAAAGTTTGGTGCGCGATAAAAGGATGGCAAAACCGGAGATTAGAAATTGACGAAGCTTTATGGAATGTTTCCATGTCTCCGCTCCATAACCGTTTGTCGGAAGAAATTGCCCCACAAGTCTTTTTCTTTCATCAGGCCTACTCACGCGTAAGTTCCTGGGATTTTATACTGAAACGTTATTTCAATCAAAGAGAAAAACAATACTATCAGGAGCTCCTGCCCAACCGCAGAAAAAATTGGATGGTGAGCCGTGTAGCCGTAAAAGATGCTGTACGACAGGTGCTGAGCGAAAAGAAAAAGCAACCCAGTTATCCTATCACCTTTGAGATTTATTCTGATAAAGCAGGTAAACCTCATCTCAAAGGTAATGCTACAGAACAGATTCAGATCTCACTGGCACATAAAGGAAAAGATGCCGTAGCCATTGCGCGGCACGATAAACCGGTGGGTATTGACATGGAAATCATTGCCGAACGCAGTCCTGAATTTTATCAATTGGTATTCACCGACACAGAATTAGCCTTATTAGAAGAACGAGATCAGGCCGAATGGACCACCCGATTTTGGGTAGCCAAAGAAGCTTATGGAAAATTATTGGGAACGGGGCTGAAAGGTAACCCAAAAAGACACGAAGTAACCTGCATACAAGGCGATCATCTGTGGATCGATCAAATTGAAATTAAAACAATCAAACACCTAAATTATATTATCGGATGGACACTTTAG